ATGGCAGCTCGTGCTCGGACCCCCAGAACGCTGATCTGTACGTAGAGCAGTTCCACTGCTCCAACCACAACCTTTCCACGCGACAGATCCGAGAGCTGCATGTCAGCTTCCCGAGTGCCCACAGCAGCCTGAGCTTCTACTCGATGCTCCTGCTGGCTCTCTACGTCCACGGCGTGTGGCGCGGGCGGGGAGGAGTGCGAGTCCTGCGGCACGTCCTGCAGTTCCTGCTCCTCATGGCCGCCCTCTGCGTCTCGCTGAGCCGCGTGGCCGACTACTGGCACCACTGGTCGGATGTCCTGGCCGGAGCTCTGCTGGGCATGGCCTACGCCTCAATTACCGCAGCCTACGTGGGCGACTTACTGCGCCACCGTCCCCGCCCTGTGGGCAGGGGCAGCTGCCCGCCTTCCATGACCTACAGCCACCATCTGCACCACCAGCTGATGGCGGACAACAACAACTCGACTGCCTCGGCCAAGGTGCACTTTCTGGCCGCAGCTGCCTCCGCTTCGATGACCACCACCACGCCCCTGGACGACATGCAGGACTCGGATGTGGAGGACTGTAGGGGCTGCGAGGACTCCGACGACTCCCAAGATTTCCAGGTCTCCCACGAGGAGGATGGAGCAGAGAAAGACGAGGAGGAGGCTTACAAGCCGCCTGCCTCGCGCCCTTCCACTCCGCCCAGCGATCTGACCCACGTCGTCTAAGACAGTAAGCTGGAAATGTGACGGAAGGGGTATAATCAGGCTTATCGGCCTGCCGGCTGCTATTTCGACCACTTTTCCATTTAGAAACCGAAGCAAACAGAAAAATGTGATAAGCGCGCGGCGCACTCTCTACCTGATAGGCACTGTCCACCCCCACACACCCCCTCCCTCCGGCGATTTTCGAAATCCAAGCGGATCGGTTGTGCAACTCCGGCGCCGATCCGGGAAATCGAGTCGGCCTTCGAGTGCCCGAAGACAAATCGGAAGAATTTCGGCCATGCGCGGGTATCTGTATCTCGCCAAAAGTATCTGCCGCCGATATTGCAAGCCGGACCGCGGCTCTGTATCTTGACCACTGGCTACTGGCTCTACGCTCCTCGCTGGCGACTTGTTTGTTTGTAAACAATGCCGCAGTCACGTCGCAGTCGCCGCTGCCGCTTTTGAAGTGGGCAGCCCGCCAACGTGGATCCCGCTCGCCAATCAGCTGCGACAATCTCTGGGCAGCGACGCCGACTGCAGCAGATAGTgcattatatataataaataataaataatggcCGAGCTTACGGCTCCGCAGCGCCGAGCTTCGATCGCATGCGCGGATGGCTGCGAGGCGCGGGATTTATGAACAAATCAATTAAGTCGagcttaattttattatttgttttatgtttattatgtTTGGCTCTCGACAGATTTTAAGGCTTAATCTAAGTGTTTGCTCTGCAGgctgaataaatatttattgcccAAGTGATTTACGAGGTggaattttttaagtttggcTCTCCGGCACTCCAATACGGCCGGGTTTCCCATTGACAACCGCATTTCCAGGAAACCCCTTTGTCGAAGCAGGGTCTTATGGCAACTTCTGGCTAGATTGTCCATAAACAAAGGCTAGATAAGAGCGTCGCCTATCAGgtagatagataaataaatatgtaattgTGGTCATAATACCACTCGAACACATTCCACATCGcagaaaacgaaaataaatattcttggGCCGACTAATTGTATATGTCTCTAGCGTGTCGCGTATCTAATCGCAGCCATGTATTTCATAATCGCATAAGTCGTTACCCACATACCGTCCAGAATAGTCACACGCAAGATTCGCGGAGGAAAGTTCGGGGCGAGATGGCGCCACACCTAACCAGGTGCCTGCTCCTCCTTATCACCTGGATCAGAAGGGTGAAAATAGAAAAGTTCTCCAGGGGGAGCAGATACCATCAGCAAACCATCAATcatgcctcccccaatcgacATTCCTTGATTGCCGTATTCAATTTAAGACCGTCCCCGGCCAACTCTATTGATTTGCCGTGTCCAATTAAGCCGAATTCGGCTATTATTAATTCGCTATTTTTGCGCTCAATCTGCTGCTCAATGCGCAGTTTCCTGCCGGTGACCTCCTCAAATCCATTCTGCAGCGACACCTCCCCAGCGGCCCAACCAAGCGGCTTCCTCATTTATATTGATTTTCAGCTCCATTTCCACCGCCCGCCCACCGCATTGATATGCAGCGGACGCACGACTGATGTCTTGAATTTGAGGCGCAATTGAGACCCATTACCCAGTCACCTAGATATGGAGGGGTCTCTTGGCTGCAGATGCAAATACCGATACCGAAGCACAGATACCGAAACCACTTTGCTCATCTGTCTTGCGCCGCTTTGAACTACCTCTACTTATGAGTTCAACAAAGGCGAAAGGGAGGAGGTGATCCGCTTCTGCGGCTGCGGCAGATAAACCAGACCGCAACTACAAAAGAAAGCCATAGGAGTGGAACGCAAGCTAAAGCCgagcaatttatttttaagcacaCGTATCGGTGGCACCTCTCAGCCATCCCGAACTCAGCCCAAGGAAGCCACGCCGCACTGGAGCGAGCCGGGGAAGGAATCACTTTGCTAATACAAAACAATTGTGTGCAATCTTGCAGATAAATTTCGATGGAAGTGAAAGGGCGGGGAGCGACGCCGAGGAATGCAGTGCACACTAAGGCAGCTGCGtcttattttttccaattaCAATATCGATATTTTTTGGCTTTTACCTTTTTGCCCAGCACGATATTTATAAATGCCAAAGATGCCGCGACAAGCACAGTGGGGTGGGCAGAGCTTTCGAGGCAGGAAAATGGTAGTTATAGTTAGCCACAAAAATGATCTCCAAGGCACCCCTTTTTGCTTACAGAACGCTGTTAGTTGTTCGTTTGACATCACTTTGAGCTAGAGCCAAGCAATTGCTGGGTAACAATCAAACACGATTTTTTCTATTTGAAGGGATTTGTTGGGTTTCTGTTAATGACTTCTCTGATGTTTTAAAGACATGGTTATTCATTTAAAACATTGAACGTTCAATATTTTAACCAATTTTAATATCAActtttaagaaccattttttgATACATTCTTGAAGCGAACAAATAGAAATAAACCTATTGagaatgcaattttattaatcATTTGATTTGGTGGTCCTGCAATTAGTTTGCTTAAGTGTAGGCAAGGAAGTTGCCCCAACGTCTACTCGCAATTTTCCGGCTCGGTTCCACAGTTCGAGCAGACTCCCTCGCACATCGGAGCATAGTTTGTCTCTGCTTCTCTATTGACATTTCCTCAAAACTTTTCTCATCAATTCCCGTCAGGGTGTGTGTTGGTACTTGTAAATACGACAACGTTTATTGTCATTGGAATTATTACTGCCGTATGCGAGTGGCAGGCAATCCCAGGCCCGAGCCCAGGCCCGTTCCCGGAGCCCTCTGCGGGTCCCCGACATGTCGTAGGAATCACAATGGTTGCCAGGGGAAACCTGTTCCTCGCCTCGGCTGTTCCTCGCCCGCAGCCTGCTGGGT
This window of the Drosophila biarmipes strain raj3 chromosome 3L, RU_DBia_V1.1, whole genome shotgun sequence genome carries:
- the LOC108030791 gene encoding putative phosphatidate phosphatase, producing the protein MHTFKRGFFCSDLSIRYPYRDCTITVPMLLLMMLLLPMLFVAVVEIMRICKRFRTRLYLRNLWRAEATFSFGFIATYLTTELAKHAVGRLRPHFFHGCQPRLDDGSSCSDPQNADLYVEQFHCSNHNLSTRQIRELHVSFPSAHSSLSFYSMLLLALYVHGVWRGRGGVRVLRHVLQFLLLMAALCVSLSRVADYWHHWSDVLAGALLGMAYASITAAYVGDLLRHRPRPVGRGSCPPSMTYSHHLHHQLMADNNNSTASAKVHFLAAAASASMTTTTPLDDMQDSDVEDCRGCEDSDDSQDFQVSHEEDGAEKDEEEAYKPPASRPSTPPSDLTHVV